The Vespula pensylvanica isolate Volc-1 chromosome 5, ASM1446617v1, whole genome shotgun sequence genome includes a window with the following:
- the LOC122629488 gene encoding ecotropic viral integration site 5 ortholog isoform X9: MSLLRLCTTVHHHHQQQQQQQQQQSSQYSTLHTDKIFPNPSSEFYQKERINSSQEIPTDELALLAKLEEANRYFIYRLIESDAKSLNSLQSNHSRKGSDTSQVSVASGGSGGNGDAAPRRHTTVDGEENTWSLWGHIVADWDYHWKKRKEFVKELVRQGIPHHFRGIVWQMLSGAHDSPVKKQFAEYIKATSACERIIRRDIARTYPEHDFFKEKDGLGQESLFNVMKAYSLHDREVGYCQGSGFIVGLLLMQQMPEEEAFAVLVALMQEYRLRDMFKPSMAELGVCMYQLEHLVADTHPELHAHFTAQGFHTSMYASSWFLTLFTTALGLPLACRIFDVFLSEGMEIIFKVALAMLHLGKEDLLSLDMEGMLKFFQKQLPSKAEKDPDVLMNLAYSMKINPKRMKKLEKDYTVLKMKEQEEMVELRRLRAENRLLRQRTELLEAESAELADRLVRGQVSRAEEEETAFVVQRELAALRHTHLETSHQLEQAHEELRSLSLLLEENVSSRQSSLDEILLKQEALSQKEELIQCLQEELVRVRLSEAENGATIRELRARIQELEQDKKTLRESTPDNSVAHLQEELIAVKLREAEANLSLKDLRQRVMELSAAWQRHLQEHRSAQSAPAADSTPKKLLFWENRGHEVQKYEEDLMTTRIREMEALTEVKELRLKVMELETQVQVATNQLRRQDENGKVLKEELENARAAEKVLAAKLRDEQRKYADLESKMKDETMMARIRDAEHAQQVAELTQKISLLELKNEEMHAEGELRNNLDDSERVRELQDKVAELKAEVMRLESWKQRWTGHGDHQPVRSFSIDTESELDERDLRICLPDHINTTTPNSPEIRFQQDITEYNKRKKKRRRRRRGRREKSERQIDFN; this comes from the exons ATGAGCCTGCTTCGTTTATGCACCACTGTgcaccaccatcaccaacaacaacaacaacaacaacaacaacagtcTTCCCAGTACAGTACTTTGCATACCGACAAAATATTTCCGAATCCGTCGTCGGAATTTTATCAGAAGGAGAGGATAAATTCGTCTCAGGAAATTCCTACCGACGAGCTGGCTCTACTAGCTAAGCTGGAGGAAGCCAATAG atattttatttacaggCTCATCGAATCGGATGCAAAGTCGCTTAACTCGCTTCAGAGCAATCATAGTAGGAAAGGTTCGGATACATCGCAGGTGTCCGTGGCGTCGGGGGGTAGCGGAGGCAACGGAGATGCCGCACCCCGACGCCACACGACTGTCGATGGCGAGGAGAACACCTGGAGTTTGTGGGGTCACATAGTCGCCGATTGGGATTATCattggaagaagagaaaagaatttgtcAAGGAATTAGTTCGACAGGGTATACCCCATCACTTCAG GGGTATCGTCTGGCAAATGTTGAGCGGCGCACACGATTCTCCTGTAAAAAAGCAGTTCGCAGAATATATCAAAGCAACGTCAGCCTGCGAGAGGATAATCAGGAGAGATATAGCGAGAACATATCCTGAGCATGACTTCTTTAAGGAAAAAGATGGTCTTGGTCAGGAGAGTTTGTTTAACGTTATGAAAGCGTATAGTCTTCATGATCGCGAAGTGGGCTACTGCCAAGGTTCGGGATTCATTGTAGGATTGCTTCTTATGCAG CAAATGCCAGAGGAAGAAGCTTTTGCAGTATTAGTAGCGCTTATGCAAGAGTATCGTTTGCGAGATATGTTTAAGCCGAGTATGGCAGAATTAGGGGTGTGCATGTATCAATTAGAACATTTAGTCGCCGATACGCATCCCGAACTACACGCTCATTTCACGGCTCAAGGTTTTCATACTTCGATGTACGCCTCCTCTTGGTTTCTCACGCTGTTCACCACGGCACTGGGACTACCCCTCGCCTGTCGTATCTTTGATGTATTCCTATCCGAAGGAATGGAGATAATCTTCAAAGTTGCGCTGGCTATGTTGCATTTAGGAAAGGAGGATTTACTCAGTTTGGATATGGAGGGCATGTTGAAG TTTTTCCAGAAACAATTACCCAGCAAAGCTGAGAAAGATCCGGACGTACTTATGAATCTGGCATACAGCATGAAAATAAATCcaaagaggatgaagaagcTGGAGAAGGATTATACCGTTCTCAAGATGAAGGAGCAAGAAGAGATGGTAGAATTACGGAGACTCAGGGCGGAAAATAGATTACTCAGGCAAAGAACTGAACTTTTAGAGGCCGAATCTGCTGAGCTCGCCGACAGATTAGTGAGAGGTCAAGTTTCTCGTgcggaagaagaggaaactgCGTTTGTAGTGCAAAGGGAATTGGCTGCTCTTCGACACACGCATCTTGAGACCAGTCATCAGCTCGAACAGGCTCACGAGGAACTCAGATCGTTGTCTCTTCTTTTAGAGGAAAACGTGAGCTCGCGACAATCGTCGCTCGACGAGATCCTGTTGAAGCAGGAAGCTTTATCGCAAAAGGAGGAACTGATACAGTGCCTACAAGAGGAATTAGTTAGAGTCAGACTGAGCGAGGCTGAAAATGGTGCAACGATCAGGGAACTCAGGGCTAGAATACAGGAATTGGAACAAGACAAAAAGACTTTACGCGAATCAACGCCTGATAATTCTGTCGCTCATTTGCAGGAAGAACTGATCGCTGTTAAACTCAGAGAAGCGGAAGCTAATCTCTCTTTGAAG GATCTCCGACAAAGAGTTATGGAATTAAGTGCTGCGTGGCAAAGGCATTTACAGGAGCATAGATCTGCTCAATCCGCTCCGGCAGCGGATTCGACACCGAAAAAGTTACTTTTTTGGGAGAACAGAGGTCACGAAGTTCAAAAGTACGAGGAAGATCTGATGACCACCAGAATTCGAGAGATGGAAGCTCTTACTGAAGTCAAAGAACTTAGGCTTAAGGTCATGGAACTCGAAACTCAAGTACAGGTCGCTACGAATCAATTACGTAGGCAAGATGAAAATGGGAAAGTACTTAAGGAAGAATTGGAGAACGCACGTGCTGCGGAAAAAGTTCTTGCTGCCAAGTTACGAGATGAACAGCGTAAGTACGCCGATTTGGaatcgaaaatgaaagatgaaaCCATGATGGCTAGGATACGTGACGCTGAACATGCTCAACAAGTTGCTGAGCTCACGCAGAAAATTTCTTTGCTCGAATTAAAg AACGAAGAAATGCATGCGGAAGGTGAactaagaaataatttagatgacagtgagagagtaagagaactTCAAGATAAAGTTGCGGAACTAAAAGCAGAG GTCATGAGGTTAGAAAGTTGGAAACAACGTTGGACCGGCCATGGTGATCATCAACCCGTTCGAAGTTTTAGCATCGACACTGAGAGTGAGTTAGACGAGCGGGATCTGAGGATTTGTCTACCAGATCATATCAACACGACCACTCCAAACTCACCCGAG
- the LOC122629488 gene encoding ecotropic viral integration site 5 ortholog isoform X2, which translates to MNAFVGMCVANEWNRQGTVLRCQEKPRMNVKISKTKNGMDSLPPPHKIFMVLRGILTPATARLIRNKLSKRTREGGNNNGTPVGQLGSTRHGPQLMSLLRLCTTVHHHHQQQQQQQQQQSSQYSTLHTDKIFPNPSSEFYQKERINSSQEIPTDELALLAKLEEANRLIESDAKSLNSLQSNHSRKGSDTSQVSVASGGSGGNGDAAPRRHTTVDGEENTWSLWGHIVADWDYHWKKRKEFVKELVRQGIPHHFRGIVWQMLSGAHDSPVKKQFAEYIKATSACERIIRRDIARTYPEHDFFKEKDGLGQESLFNVMKAYSLHDREVGYCQGSGFIVGLLLMQQMPEEEAFAVLVALMQEYRLRDMFKPSMAELGVCMYQLEHLVADTHPELHAHFTAQGFHTSMYASSWFLTLFTTALGLPLACRIFDVFLSEGMEIIFKVALAMLHLGKEDLLSLDMEGMLKFFQKQLPSKAEKDPDVLMNLAYSMKINPKRMKKLEKDYTVLKMKEQEEMVELRRLRAENRLLRQRTELLEAESAELADRLVRGQVSRAEEEETAFVVQRELAALRHTHLETSHQLEQAHEELRSLSLLLEENVSSRQSSLDEILLKQEALSQKEELIQCLQEELVRVRLSEAENGATIRELRARIQELEQDKKTLRESTPDNSVAHLQEELIAVKLREAEANLSLKDLRQRVMELSAAWQRHLQEHRSAQSAPAADSTPKKLLFWENRGHEVQKYEEDLMTTRIREMEALTEVKELRLKVMELETQVQVATNQLRRQDENGKVLKEELENARAAEKVLAAKLRDEQRKYADLESKMKDETMMARIRDAEHAQQVAELTQKISLLELKNEEMHAEGELRNNLDDSERVRELQDKVAELKAEVMRLESWKQRWTGHGDHQPVRSFSIDTESELDERDLRICLPDHINTTTPNSPEIRFQQDITEYNKRKKKRRRRRRGRREKSERQIDFN; encoded by the exons ATGAATGCGTTTGTTGGAATGTGCGTTGCCAACGAGTGGAATCGTCAAGGCACCGTTTTACGATGCCAGGAAAAGCCGAGAATGAACGTAAAGATAAGCAAAACGAAGAACGGAATGGACTCGTTACCACCACCACATAAGATCTTTATGGTCCTACGTGGTATCCTGACACCTGCGACTGCTCGACTTATTCGgaataaattatctaaaag GACTCGAGAAGGTGGTAACAACAACGGCACTCCAGTAGGACAATTAGGGTCGACGCGTCATGGACCTCAGCTGATGAGCCTGCTTCGTTTATGCACCACTGTgcaccaccatcaccaacaacaacaacaacaacaacaacaacagtcTTCCCAGTACAGTACTTTGCATACCGACAAAATATTTCCGAATCCGTCGTCGGAATTTTATCAGAAGGAGAGGATAAATTCGTCTCAGGAAATTCCTACCGACGAGCTGGCTCTACTAGCTAAGCTGGAGGAAGCCAATAG gCTCATCGAATCGGATGCAAAGTCGCTTAACTCGCTTCAGAGCAATCATAGTAGGAAAGGTTCGGATACATCGCAGGTGTCCGTGGCGTCGGGGGGTAGCGGAGGCAACGGAGATGCCGCACCCCGACGCCACACGACTGTCGATGGCGAGGAGAACACCTGGAGTTTGTGGGGTCACATAGTCGCCGATTGGGATTATCattggaagaagagaaaagaatttgtcAAGGAATTAGTTCGACAGGGTATACCCCATCACTTCAG GGGTATCGTCTGGCAAATGTTGAGCGGCGCACACGATTCTCCTGTAAAAAAGCAGTTCGCAGAATATATCAAAGCAACGTCAGCCTGCGAGAGGATAATCAGGAGAGATATAGCGAGAACATATCCTGAGCATGACTTCTTTAAGGAAAAAGATGGTCTTGGTCAGGAGAGTTTGTTTAACGTTATGAAAGCGTATAGTCTTCATGATCGCGAAGTGGGCTACTGCCAAGGTTCGGGATTCATTGTAGGATTGCTTCTTATGCAG CAAATGCCAGAGGAAGAAGCTTTTGCAGTATTAGTAGCGCTTATGCAAGAGTATCGTTTGCGAGATATGTTTAAGCCGAGTATGGCAGAATTAGGGGTGTGCATGTATCAATTAGAACATTTAGTCGCCGATACGCATCCCGAACTACACGCTCATTTCACGGCTCAAGGTTTTCATACTTCGATGTACGCCTCCTCTTGGTTTCTCACGCTGTTCACCACGGCACTGGGACTACCCCTCGCCTGTCGTATCTTTGATGTATTCCTATCCGAAGGAATGGAGATAATCTTCAAAGTTGCGCTGGCTATGTTGCATTTAGGAAAGGAGGATTTACTCAGTTTGGATATGGAGGGCATGTTGAAG TTTTTCCAGAAACAATTACCCAGCAAAGCTGAGAAAGATCCGGACGTACTTATGAATCTGGCATACAGCATGAAAATAAATCcaaagaggatgaagaagcTGGAGAAGGATTATACCGTTCTCAAGATGAAGGAGCAAGAAGAGATGGTAGAATTACGGAGACTCAGGGCGGAAAATAGATTACTCAGGCAAAGAACTGAACTTTTAGAGGCCGAATCTGCTGAGCTCGCCGACAGATTAGTGAGAGGTCAAGTTTCTCGTgcggaagaagaggaaactgCGTTTGTAGTGCAAAGGGAATTGGCTGCTCTTCGACACACGCATCTTGAGACCAGTCATCAGCTCGAACAGGCTCACGAGGAACTCAGATCGTTGTCTCTTCTTTTAGAGGAAAACGTGAGCTCGCGACAATCGTCGCTCGACGAGATCCTGTTGAAGCAGGAAGCTTTATCGCAAAAGGAGGAACTGATACAGTGCCTACAAGAGGAATTAGTTAGAGTCAGACTGAGCGAGGCTGAAAATGGTGCAACGATCAGGGAACTCAGGGCTAGAATACAGGAATTGGAACAAGACAAAAAGACTTTACGCGAATCAACGCCTGATAATTCTGTCGCTCATTTGCAGGAAGAACTGATCGCTGTTAAACTCAGAGAAGCGGAAGCTAATCTCTCTTTGAAG GATCTCCGACAAAGAGTTATGGAATTAAGTGCTGCGTGGCAAAGGCATTTACAGGAGCATAGATCTGCTCAATCCGCTCCGGCAGCGGATTCGACACCGAAAAAGTTACTTTTTTGGGAGAACAGAGGTCACGAAGTTCAAAAGTACGAGGAAGATCTGATGACCACCAGAATTCGAGAGATGGAAGCTCTTACTGAAGTCAAAGAACTTAGGCTTAAGGTCATGGAACTCGAAACTCAAGTACAGGTCGCTACGAATCAATTACGTAGGCAAGATGAAAATGGGAAAGTACTTAAGGAAGAATTGGAGAACGCACGTGCTGCGGAAAAAGTTCTTGCTGCCAAGTTACGAGATGAACAGCGTAAGTACGCCGATTTGGaatcgaaaatgaaagatgaaaCCATGATGGCTAGGATACGTGACGCTGAACATGCTCAACAAGTTGCTGAGCTCACGCAGAAAATTTCTTTGCTCGAATTAAAg AACGAAGAAATGCATGCGGAAGGTGAactaagaaataatttagatgacagtgagagagtaagagaactTCAAGATAAAGTTGCGGAACTAAAAGCAGAG GTCATGAGGTTAGAAAGTTGGAAACAACGTTGGACCGGCCATGGTGATCATCAACCCGTTCGAAGTTTTAGCATCGACACTGAGAGTGAGTTAGACGAGCGGGATCTGAGGATTTGTCTACCAGATCATATCAACACGACCACTCCAAACTCACCCGAG
- the LOC122629488 gene encoding ecotropic viral integration site 5 ortholog isoform X5, whose product MLSFYSTPDRLHRTNMFFKVVTVLMESTREGGNNNGTPVGQLGSTRHGPQLMSLLRLCTTVHHHHQQQQQQQQQQSSQYSTLHTDKIFPNPSSEFYQKERINSSQEIPTDELALLAKLEEANRYFIYRLIESDAKSLNSLQSNHSRKGSDTSQVSVASGGSGGNGDAAPRRHTTVDGEENTWSLWGHIVADWDYHWKKRKEFVKELVRQGIPHHFRGIVWQMLSGAHDSPVKKQFAEYIKATSACERIIRRDIARTYPEHDFFKEKDGLGQESLFNVMKAYSLHDREVGYCQGSGFIVGLLLMQQMPEEEAFAVLVALMQEYRLRDMFKPSMAELGVCMYQLEHLVADTHPELHAHFTAQGFHTSMYASSWFLTLFTTALGLPLACRIFDVFLSEGMEIIFKVALAMLHLGKEDLLSLDMEGMLKFFQKQLPSKAEKDPDVLMNLAYSMKINPKRMKKLEKDYTVLKMKEQEEMVELRRLRAENRLLRQRTELLEAESAELADRLVRGQVSRAEEEETAFVVQRELAALRHTHLETSHQLEQAHEELRSLSLLLEENVSSRQSSLDEILLKQEALSQKEELIQCLQEELVRVRLSEAENGATIRELRARIQELEQDKKTLRESTPDNSVAHLQEELIAVKLREAEANLSLKDLRQRVMELSAAWQRHLQEHRSAQSAPAADSTPKKLLFWENRGHEVQKYEEDLMTTRIREMEALTEVKELRLKVMELETQVQVATNQLRRQDENGKVLKEELENARAAEKVLAAKLRDEQRKYADLESKMKDETMMARIRDAEHAQQVAELTQKISLLELKNEEMHAEGELRNNLDDSERVRELQDKVAELKAEVMRLESWKQRWTGHGDHQPVRSFSIDTESELDERDLRICLPDHINTTTPNSPEIRFQQDITEYNKRKKKRRRRRRGRREKSERQIDFN is encoded by the exons atgttaagcTTCTACTCGACTCCCGATCGTCTTCATCGTACGAACATGTTTTTCAAAGTCGTTACTGTCTTAATGGAATC GACTCGAGAAGGTGGTAACAACAACGGCACTCCAGTAGGACAATTAGGGTCGACGCGTCATGGACCTCAGCTGATGAGCCTGCTTCGTTTATGCACCACTGTgcaccaccatcaccaacaacaacaacaacaacaacaacaacagtcTTCCCAGTACAGTACTTTGCATACCGACAAAATATTTCCGAATCCGTCGTCGGAATTTTATCAGAAGGAGAGGATAAATTCGTCTCAGGAAATTCCTACCGACGAGCTGGCTCTACTAGCTAAGCTGGAGGAAGCCAATAG atattttatttacaggCTCATCGAATCGGATGCAAAGTCGCTTAACTCGCTTCAGAGCAATCATAGTAGGAAAGGTTCGGATACATCGCAGGTGTCCGTGGCGTCGGGGGGTAGCGGAGGCAACGGAGATGCCGCACCCCGACGCCACACGACTGTCGATGGCGAGGAGAACACCTGGAGTTTGTGGGGTCACATAGTCGCCGATTGGGATTATCattggaagaagagaaaagaatttgtcAAGGAATTAGTTCGACAGGGTATACCCCATCACTTCAG GGGTATCGTCTGGCAAATGTTGAGCGGCGCACACGATTCTCCTGTAAAAAAGCAGTTCGCAGAATATATCAAAGCAACGTCAGCCTGCGAGAGGATAATCAGGAGAGATATAGCGAGAACATATCCTGAGCATGACTTCTTTAAGGAAAAAGATGGTCTTGGTCAGGAGAGTTTGTTTAACGTTATGAAAGCGTATAGTCTTCATGATCGCGAAGTGGGCTACTGCCAAGGTTCGGGATTCATTGTAGGATTGCTTCTTATGCAG CAAATGCCAGAGGAAGAAGCTTTTGCAGTATTAGTAGCGCTTATGCAAGAGTATCGTTTGCGAGATATGTTTAAGCCGAGTATGGCAGAATTAGGGGTGTGCATGTATCAATTAGAACATTTAGTCGCCGATACGCATCCCGAACTACACGCTCATTTCACGGCTCAAGGTTTTCATACTTCGATGTACGCCTCCTCTTGGTTTCTCACGCTGTTCACCACGGCACTGGGACTACCCCTCGCCTGTCGTATCTTTGATGTATTCCTATCCGAAGGAATGGAGATAATCTTCAAAGTTGCGCTGGCTATGTTGCATTTAGGAAAGGAGGATTTACTCAGTTTGGATATGGAGGGCATGTTGAAG TTTTTCCAGAAACAATTACCCAGCAAAGCTGAGAAAGATCCGGACGTACTTATGAATCTGGCATACAGCATGAAAATAAATCcaaagaggatgaagaagcTGGAGAAGGATTATACCGTTCTCAAGATGAAGGAGCAAGAAGAGATGGTAGAATTACGGAGACTCAGGGCGGAAAATAGATTACTCAGGCAAAGAACTGAACTTTTAGAGGCCGAATCTGCTGAGCTCGCCGACAGATTAGTGAGAGGTCAAGTTTCTCGTgcggaagaagaggaaactgCGTTTGTAGTGCAAAGGGAATTGGCTGCTCTTCGACACACGCATCTTGAGACCAGTCATCAGCTCGAACAGGCTCACGAGGAACTCAGATCGTTGTCTCTTCTTTTAGAGGAAAACGTGAGCTCGCGACAATCGTCGCTCGACGAGATCCTGTTGAAGCAGGAAGCTTTATCGCAAAAGGAGGAACTGATACAGTGCCTACAAGAGGAATTAGTTAGAGTCAGACTGAGCGAGGCTGAAAATGGTGCAACGATCAGGGAACTCAGGGCTAGAATACAGGAATTGGAACAAGACAAAAAGACTTTACGCGAATCAACGCCTGATAATTCTGTCGCTCATTTGCAGGAAGAACTGATCGCTGTTAAACTCAGAGAAGCGGAAGCTAATCTCTCTTTGAAG GATCTCCGACAAAGAGTTATGGAATTAAGTGCTGCGTGGCAAAGGCATTTACAGGAGCATAGATCTGCTCAATCCGCTCCGGCAGCGGATTCGACACCGAAAAAGTTACTTTTTTGGGAGAACAGAGGTCACGAAGTTCAAAAGTACGAGGAAGATCTGATGACCACCAGAATTCGAGAGATGGAAGCTCTTACTGAAGTCAAAGAACTTAGGCTTAAGGTCATGGAACTCGAAACTCAAGTACAGGTCGCTACGAATCAATTACGTAGGCAAGATGAAAATGGGAAAGTACTTAAGGAAGAATTGGAGAACGCACGTGCTGCGGAAAAAGTTCTTGCTGCCAAGTTACGAGATGAACAGCGTAAGTACGCCGATTTGGaatcgaaaatgaaagatgaaaCCATGATGGCTAGGATACGTGACGCTGAACATGCTCAACAAGTTGCTGAGCTCACGCAGAAAATTTCTTTGCTCGAATTAAAg AACGAAGAAATGCATGCGGAAGGTGAactaagaaataatttagatgacagtgagagagtaagagaactTCAAGATAAAGTTGCGGAACTAAAAGCAGAG GTCATGAGGTTAGAAAGTTGGAAACAACGTTGGACCGGCCATGGTGATCATCAACCCGTTCGAAGTTTTAGCATCGACACTGAGAGTGAGTTAGACGAGCGGGATCTGAGGATTTGTCTACCAGATCATATCAACACGACCACTCCAAACTCACCCGAG
- the LOC122629488 gene encoding ecotropic viral integration site 5 ortholog isoform X6 codes for MNAFVGMCVANEWNRQGTVLRCQEKPRMNVKISKTKNGMDSLPPPHKIFMVLRGILTPATARLIRNKLSKRTREGGNNNGTPVGQLGSTRHGPQLMSLLRLCTTVHHHHQQQQQQQQQQSSQYSTLHTDKIFPNPSSEFYQKERINSSQEIPTDELALLAKLEEANRYFIYRLIESDAKSLNSLQSNHSRKGSDTSQVSVASGGSGGNGDAAPRRHTTVDGEENTWSLWGHIVADWDYHWKKRKEFVKELVRQGIPHHFRGIVWQMLSGAHDSPVKKQFAEYIKATSACERIIRRDIARTYPEHDFFKEKDGLGQESLFNVMKAYSLHDREVGYCQGSGFIVGLLLMQQMPEEEAFAVLVALMQEYRLRDMFKPSMAELGVCMYQLEHLVADTHPELHAHFTAQGFHTSMYASSWFLTLFTTALGLPLACRIFDVFLSEGMEIIFKVALAMLHLGKEDLLSLDMEGMLKFFQKQLPSKAEKDPDVLMNLAYSMKINPKRMKKLEKDYTVLKMKEQEEMVELRRLRAENRLLRQRTELLEAESAELADRLVRGQVSRAEEEETAFVVQRELAALRHTHLETSHQLEQAHEELRSLSLLLEENVSSRQSSLDEILLKQEALSQKEELIQCLQEELVRVRLSEAENGATIRELRARIQELEQDKKTLRESTPDNSVAHLQEELIAVKLREAEANLSLKDLRQRVMELSAAWQRHLQEHRSAQSAPAADSTPKKLLFWENRGHEVQKYEEDLMTTRIREMEALTEVKELRLKVMELETQVQVATNQLRRQDENGKVLKEELENARAAEKVLAAKLRDEQRKYADLESKMKDETMMARIRDAEHAQQVAELTQKISLLELKNEEMHAEGELRNNLDDSERVRELQDKVAELKAEFPTPITSPETEPWRWVES; via the exons ATGAATGCGTTTGTTGGAATGTGCGTTGCCAACGAGTGGAATCGTCAAGGCACCGTTTTACGATGCCAGGAAAAGCCGAGAATGAACGTAAAGATAAGCAAAACGAAGAACGGAATGGACTCGTTACCACCACCACATAAGATCTTTATGGTCCTACGTGGTATCCTGACACCTGCGACTGCTCGACTTATTCGgaataaattatctaaaag GACTCGAGAAGGTGGTAACAACAACGGCACTCCAGTAGGACAATTAGGGTCGACGCGTCATGGACCTCAGCTGATGAGCCTGCTTCGTTTATGCACCACTGTgcaccaccatcaccaacaacaacaacaacaacaacaacaacagtcTTCCCAGTACAGTACTTTGCATACCGACAAAATATTTCCGAATCCGTCGTCGGAATTTTATCAGAAGGAGAGGATAAATTCGTCTCAGGAAATTCCTACCGACGAGCTGGCTCTACTAGCTAAGCTGGAGGAAGCCAATAG atattttatttacaggCTCATCGAATCGGATGCAAAGTCGCTTAACTCGCTTCAGAGCAATCATAGTAGGAAAGGTTCGGATACATCGCAGGTGTCCGTGGCGTCGGGGGGTAGCGGAGGCAACGGAGATGCCGCACCCCGACGCCACACGACTGTCGATGGCGAGGAGAACACCTGGAGTTTGTGGGGTCACATAGTCGCCGATTGGGATTATCattggaagaagagaaaagaatttgtcAAGGAATTAGTTCGACAGGGTATACCCCATCACTTCAG GGGTATCGTCTGGCAAATGTTGAGCGGCGCACACGATTCTCCTGTAAAAAAGCAGTTCGCAGAATATATCAAAGCAACGTCAGCCTGCGAGAGGATAATCAGGAGAGATATAGCGAGAACATATCCTGAGCATGACTTCTTTAAGGAAAAAGATGGTCTTGGTCAGGAGAGTTTGTTTAACGTTATGAAAGCGTATAGTCTTCATGATCGCGAAGTGGGCTACTGCCAAGGTTCGGGATTCATTGTAGGATTGCTTCTTATGCAG CAAATGCCAGAGGAAGAAGCTTTTGCAGTATTAGTAGCGCTTATGCAAGAGTATCGTTTGCGAGATATGTTTAAGCCGAGTATGGCAGAATTAGGGGTGTGCATGTATCAATTAGAACATTTAGTCGCCGATACGCATCCCGAACTACACGCTCATTTCACGGCTCAAGGTTTTCATACTTCGATGTACGCCTCCTCTTGGTTTCTCACGCTGTTCACCACGGCACTGGGACTACCCCTCGCCTGTCGTATCTTTGATGTATTCCTATCCGAAGGAATGGAGATAATCTTCAAAGTTGCGCTGGCTATGTTGCATTTAGGAAAGGAGGATTTACTCAGTTTGGATATGGAGGGCATGTTGAAG TTTTTCCAGAAACAATTACCCAGCAAAGCTGAGAAAGATCCGGACGTACTTATGAATCTGGCATACAGCATGAAAATAAATCcaaagaggatgaagaagcTGGAGAAGGATTATACCGTTCTCAAGATGAAGGAGCAAGAAGAGATGGTAGAATTACGGAGACTCAGGGCGGAAAATAGATTACTCAGGCAAAGAACTGAACTTTTAGAGGCCGAATCTGCTGAGCTCGCCGACAGATTAGTGAGAGGTCAAGTTTCTCGTgcggaagaagaggaaactgCGTTTGTAGTGCAAAGGGAATTGGCTGCTCTTCGACACACGCATCTTGAGACCAGTCATCAGCTCGAACAGGCTCACGAGGAACTCAGATCGTTGTCTCTTCTTTTAGAGGAAAACGTGAGCTCGCGACAATCGTCGCTCGACGAGATCCTGTTGAAGCAGGAAGCTTTATCGCAAAAGGAGGAACTGATACAGTGCCTACAAGAGGAATTAGTTAGAGTCAGACTGAGCGAGGCTGAAAATGGTGCAACGATCAGGGAACTCAGGGCTAGAATACAGGAATTGGAACAAGACAAAAAGACTTTACGCGAATCAACGCCTGATAATTCTGTCGCTCATTTGCAGGAAGAACTGATCGCTGTTAAACTCAGAGAAGCGGAAGCTAATCTCTCTTTGAAG GATCTCCGACAAAGAGTTATGGAATTAAGTGCTGCGTGGCAAAGGCATTTACAGGAGCATAGATCTGCTCAATCCGCTCCGGCAGCGGATTCGACACCGAAAAAGTTACTTTTTTGGGAGAACAGAGGTCACGAAGTTCAAAAGTACGAGGAAGATCTGATGACCACCAGAATTCGAGAGATGGAAGCTCTTACTGAAGTCAAAGAACTTAGGCTTAAGGTCATGGAACTCGAAACTCAAGTACAGGTCGCTACGAATCAATTACGTAGGCAAGATGAAAATGGGAAAGTACTTAAGGAAGAATTGGAGAACGCACGTGCTGCGGAAAAAGTTCTTGCTGCCAAGTTACGAGATGAACAGCGTAAGTACGCCGATTTGGaatcgaaaatgaaagatgaaaCCATGATGGCTAGGATACGTGACGCTGAACATGCTCAACAAGTTGCTGAGCTCACGCAGAAAATTTCTTTGCTCGAATTAAAg AACGAAGAAATGCATGCGGAAGGTGAactaagaaataatttagatgacagtgagagagtaagagaactTCAAGATAAAGTTGCGGAACTAAAAGCAGAG TTCCCTACGCCAATCACCAGCCCGGAGACTGAGCCTTGGCGCTGGGTCGA GTCATGA